In a genomic window of Phaenicophaeus curvirostris isolate KB17595 unplaced genomic scaffold, BPBGC_Pcur_1.0 scaffold_51, whole genome shotgun sequence:
- the SWSAP1 gene encoding ATPase SWSAP1 translates to MAAALARALGSAAAAEEAAEAAPPEPVLVLGPAGSGRTALLLRVALAGGPHGPRALYLAPSAPPRLPEGGGDPRALQRLELRYPPSAAALARELAALPSHPRPPGLVLLDGLERYLGGSPGSPARLAALLLEVARSPAQVVVALRLPPPAPRLLHALRRFFPTECRLRPPGSPPRRGTLHVTHPGSPTRRWTLRFGPQGQLRVHRDGDTDGDGDTDGDTKSDGDINPQAPQTPGWGHGR, encoded by the exons ATGGCGGCGGCGCTGGCGCGGGCGCTGGgctcggcggcggcggcggaggaggcGGCGGAGGCGGCCCCGCCGGAGCCGGTGCTGGTGCTGGGCCCCGCGGGCTCGGGCCGCACGGCGCTGCTGCTGCGGGTGGCGCTGGCGGGCGGCCCCCACGGGCCCCGAGCCCTGTACCTGGCGCCCAGCGCGCCCCCGCGGCTGCCGGAGGGGGGCGGCGACCCGCGCGCGCTGCAG cgcctGGAGCTGCGTTACCCACCGAGCGCGGCCGCCCTGGCGCGGGAGCTGGCAGCGCTGCCCTCGCACCCTCGGCCCCcggggctggtgctgctggacGGGCTGGAGCGGTACctgggggggtccccggggtcCCCCGCTCGCCTGGCCGCGCTGCTGCTCGAGGTGGCCCGCAGCCCCGCGCAGGTGGTGGTCGCGCTGCGCCtgccgccccccgcgccccgcctGCTGCACGCCCTGCGACGCTTCTTCCCCACCGAGTGCCGCCTGCGGCCCCCCGGGAGCCCCCCGCGGCGAGGGACCCTCCACGTCACCCACCCCGGGAGCCCCACGCGGCGATGGACGCTCCGCTTCGGACCCCAAGGGCAGCTGCGAGTCCACCGTGACGGGGACACTGATGGTGACGGGGACACTGATGGTGACACCAAGAGCGATGGGGACATCAATCCCCAAGCCCCAcagacaccaggatggggacatggacGATGA